The genomic window CAGGGATCCGGTCACCTCGGGAAGATCTTCCATGAGTTCCACGTGCTTTTTCACTTCGTGCTTGAACGGCAAGTAAAAATCGGTAAAACGCATTTCCGCGGCCAGAAGCTGGGACAGGTTGATCTTTTCCGGCCGAACCTCGGCGATGCCCTGAAACTTTCTCGCCACATCCCAGAAAAGATCGGAGAACTTGTCCGATTCCCGGTTGATGGAGGCGATATCCTTCAGGAGTTTTTCATAATCCTCTTTCATTCCGAAGGCCAGGTCGGGATAACGCTCCCTGACCTTCCGCACATGATCGTCAAGGCGCCGCTGGAGCAGTTTTGCCCGGCCCATGATCCCGTTCAGGGGGTTGGCGAAATTATGGAGGATTCCCGGCATGAGTTCATCGTACATCGTCGCCAGGAACCGCTCCCTCAGGGTCTCATAGCATTCCTTTCTCTCCATCCTTCCTCCCCTCGGCATGTTCGGACAACCGAACCGCGCGACATTTCGATTGTATCAGA from Deltaproteobacteria bacterium includes these protein-coding regions:
- a CDS encoding HAMP domain-containing histidine kinase — its product is MERKECYETLRERFLATMYDELMPGILHNFANPLNGIMGRAKLLQRRLDDHVRKVRERYPDLAFGMKEDYEKLLKDIASINRESDKFSDLFWDVARKFQGIAEVRPEKINLSQLLAAEMRFTDFYLPFKHEVKKHVELMEDLPEVTGSLADYSLSFFALIRRAMTAMRNEPQRVFFLSTDGDDGKVYVRLRDSGGPFQEAIIRFADQLEQGGEVAAPDADLDGFFHACLLLKHHRAHIHLSREGAYNAVTVAIPYR